A window of Erpetoichthys calabaricus chromosome 12, fErpCal1.3, whole genome shotgun sequence contains these coding sequences:
- the LOC127529873 gene encoding E3 SUMO-protein ligase ZBED1-like — protein MASTVDPRFKMRYTAEDNKTTIQSRLKAEMQTLAMMVPPQETAQEISEEDAEAGCAPKKKMTLGSYFKTAEQALPPNNQKSSVACELESYLQSSYLDSEGDPLKWWKEHEKIYPRLSKVAKKYLCIPATSSPSERAFSSGGNVVTCLRSSLKPDQVDRLVFLAKNL, from the exons ATGGCATCTACAGTGGATCCACGATTTAAGATGAGATACACGGCTGaggacaacaaaacaacaattcaATCCAGACTCAAAGCTGAGAtgcagactttggcaatgatg GTGCCACCCCAAGAAACAGCACAAGAGATCAGCGAGGAGGATGCCGAAGCTGGATGTGCCCCAAAGAAAAAGATGACTTTAGGAAGCTACTTTAAAACTGCTGAACAAGCCTTGCCACCTAACAACCAGAAATCCAGTGTAGCCTGTGAGCTGGAATCTTACTTGCAGTCAAGCTACCTGGATAGTGAGGGGGACCCATTAAAATGGTGGAAAGAACATGAAAAGATCTACCCAAGGCTTTCAAAAGTGGCAAAAAAATACTTGTGCATACCAGCCACAAGCTCTCCTTCAGAGAGGGCTTTTAGTTCCGGTGGAAATGTAGTTACTTGCTTGCGGTCTTCCCTAAAGCCCGATCAAGTTGACAGGCTTGTGTTCTTAGCCAAAAATCTGTAA